In one window of Oryza sativa Japonica Group chromosome 9, ASM3414082v1 DNA:
- the LOC4346396 gene encoding ASI1-immunoprecipitated protein 1, with protein sequence MSQVGSAPAPMVTSHEDAKKAYADFEKKVKRTIYIDHLSPQVTSSVLKAALAQCANVVDVEFIVNYTIPYDIPSAALVELDDEIQAKAALDLMNDFPFIIGGMPRPVRATCAKPDMFRERPPCPDIKKEFRWVKQEDGTEYEGMKKLRILAKRQEAENMALIKNQLEEEKELAKQQQELLDGNYKKYDMLENVVQNGNMKSLAQHYGVSLADEF encoded by the exons atgtcccaagttggatccgcccctgctccCATGGTGACATCCCATGAAGATGCTAAGAAGGCGTATGCTGATTTCGAGAAGAAGGTCAAGAGGACCATCTATATTGATCATCTTTCCCCTCAAGTCACGAGCTCAGTACTTAAAGCAGCCCTTGCCCAATGTGCAAATGTTGTCGATGTGGAGTTCATTGTTAATTACACAATCCCGTATGACATTCCTTCTGCTGCATTGGTGGAATTGGATGACGAAATACAAGCTAAGGCTGCACTAGACTTGATGAATGATTTCCCTTTCATAATTGGCGGGATGCCAAGGCCTGTAAGAGCTACATGTGCAAAGCCCGACATGTTTCGGGAACGCCCTCCTTGCCCTGACATCAAGAAAGAGTTCCGGTGGGTAAAACAAGAAGATGGAACAGAGTATGAAGGAATGAAGAAATTGAGGATCCTAGCAAAAAGGCAAGAAGCAGAAAATATGGCACTCATAAAG AATCAATTGGAAGAGGAGAAGGAGCTGGCAAAGCAGCAGCAGGAATTACTCGATGGAAATTACAAGAAGTACGACATGCTGGAGAATGTCGTACAGAACGGAAACATGAAGAGCCTAGCTCAGCATTATGGAGTCAGCCTGGCCGATGAGTTTTGA
- the LOC136351841 gene encoding G-type lectin S-receptor-like serine/threonine-protein kinase B120 has product MLAIASDGNLVLSDGATGHALWSTNVTAGVNSSASGGGGGAMAVLANSSNLVLRLPDGTVLWETFEHPCNTFLPGMKIGVIYRTRGGVRLVSWKGTTDLSPGKFSFGGDPDQPLQVVIWKGSRVS; this is encoded by the coding sequence ATGCTCGCCATTGCCAGCGACGGCAACCTAGTCTTGTCCGATGGCGCCACCGGCCACGCCCTTTGGAGTACTAACGTCACCGCCGGTGTGAACTCGTCGGCgtcgggaggaggcggcggtgctaTGGCGGTGCTCGCAAACTCTAGCAACCTCGTGCTCCGGCTGCCGGATGGCACCGTCTTGTGGGAGACGTTCGAGCACCCCTGCAACACATTCCTGCCCGGCATGAAGATCGGCGTCATCTACCGAACGCGCGGTGGCGTGCGGCTTGTCTCATGGAAGGGCACCACCGACCTGTCGCCGGGGAAATTCTCCTTCGGCGGCGACCCGGACCAGCCGCTTCAGGTGGTCATCTGGAAAGGCTCGCGCGTGTCCTAG